Genomic DNA from Niabella ginsenosidivorans:
CAATGGCAGAAGCAGAAGGTTTACAGGCACACAGCAATGCCGTTAAAGTAAGAATCACAAATTAAGAATCAGCAATCACAAACAGGATCATGGAATTTAATTTAGACAATTTAGTACGGGAAACTATAAAAGACCTGGCGCCCTACTCCACGGCCCGCCATGAGTTCAGCGGCGAGGCAAAAGTAATGCTGGATGCCAATGAAAATGCAGCCGGCTCACCGGTTACACTGGATATTAACGAACGGCACGAACAGCTAAACCGTTATCCCGATCCCATTCAGCTCAAATTAAAAGAACGCATCAGCAACATCAAACGCATTCCTGTTGATCATATCTTTACCGGTAATGGCAGTGATGAGGCTATTGACCTGCTGATCCGTATTTTCTGTGAGCCGGGTTTTGACAATATTATTACCCTTCCGCCTACATATGGTATGTACAGTGTGGCAGCAGCCATTAATAATATAAAAGTAAAGGAAGTAGCCCTGGATGCGGATTTCCAATTAAACATACAGGGTATTGCAGACGCAATTGACGACTATACCAAGATCATTTTTATTTGCTCACCCAACAATCCAAGCGGCAACAGCATCATTCGCCAGGATATAGAGATCATCCTGAACAATTTCGACGGCATCGTGGTAGTGGATGAAGCGTATATTAACTATGCCCGGCAAAAAACATTATCCCTGCAGTTAATGGACTACCCGAACCTGGTAGTATTGCAAACGCTCTCCAAAGCCTGGGGGCTGGCGGCATTGCGCCTGGGGATGGCATTTGCCGGCAAAGAGATCATCCGGCTGATGAATAATGTGAAATATCCGTATAACATAAATATTGCCACACAGGAACTGGCATTAAAGGCATTGCAAAATGTTGAACAGGTAAACGGATGGATCCGCGATACCATTGCTCAGCGCGAACTGCTGGCGGATGCATTAAAACAAATGGACATTACGCGCAAGGTCTATCCCTCAGATGCCAACTTCCTGCTGGTGCAAATGACCGGGGCCAATGAAATTTTCGGATACCTGCAGCAAAAAGGCATCATTGTGCGGAACCGGAGCAACGTTCCGGGATGTGAAGATTGTTTACGTATTACTATTGGCACCGAAGAGGAAAACCATATTTTAATAGAAGCATTAAAAGCATACTGTGAGAAATAAGAAAATGAAAAAAGTATTATTTATTGACCGGGACGGCACATTGATTTATGAAGCGCCTCCCACCTATCAGCTGGACGCTATTGATAAGATCACCTTTTACCCCGGCATGTTTACCTGGCTGGGCAAAATTGCCAA
This window encodes:
- the hisC gene encoding histidinol-phosphate transaminase, with protein sequence MEFNLDNLVRETIKDLAPYSTARHEFSGEAKVMLDANENAAGSPVTLDINERHEQLNRYPDPIQLKLKERISNIKRIPVDHIFTGNGSDEAIDLLIRIFCEPGFDNIITLPPTYGMYSVAAAINNIKVKEVALDADFQLNIQGIADAIDDYTKIIFICSPNNPSGNSIIRQDIEIILNNFDGIVVVDEAYINYARQKTLSLQLMDYPNLVVLQTLSKAWGLAALRLGMAFAGKEIIRLMNNVKYPYNINIATQELALKALQNVEQVNGWIRDTIAQRELLADALKQMDITRKVYPSDANFLLVQMTGANEIFGYLQQKGIIVRNRSNVPGCEDCLRITIGTEEENHILIEALKAYCEK